One Kineosporia sp. NBRC 101731 genomic window, CGCCTGACCTTCCGCCGCGACCGCATCGTCATGCACTCCACACCGCGCACCGTGATCGTGAACTCGGGCGACCCCACTCCCCCGATGACCCCCGCCTACGGATCGGCAGCGGCCCCCGAAGGAACCCCGAGCGGTAACCCGACCGCCGACTCCAGCTCGAAGCGTCACCCGGAGGAACGCGAGCTCGGGAAGTAAAATCTGCCGGCATGACGTACTCCGAGCGGCCCGCCGCCCGGCCCGGCGTCGTTCTCTGGCAGAGCCGTCCGGTCGACGCGCAATCCTCCCTGATCCTTCCCGACGGCTGCCTGGACCTGCTGTGGGACGGGGCGACCCTGCAGGTCGCCGGCCCGGACACCGTCGCCCGGCTGCACGCGCCCGGACGGCCGGCCGGTTTCACCGCACTGCGGTTCGCCGCGGCGACGGGCCCCTGCGCCCTCGGAGTGAGCGCCGCCGACGTCGTCGACCAGCTCGTCCCTCTGCGCGACATCTGGGGCGACGTCCGGACCGCGCGGCTGGAGGAACAGGTCGCGGCGGGCGGCGCCCCCGCCCTGGAGCAATGGCTGCGTTCGGCCCCGGAACCCTCCGACCCCCTCGGCGCCCGGGTGTTCGGCCTGGCCCGCACCGGCCTGCCGGTCGGCGAGATCGCCGACCACGTGGGCTTCAGCGCGAGGCAGCTACAGCGCCGCAGCCAGGAGCTCTTCGGCTACGGCGCCGGTCATCTGGTCCGCGTGCTGAGGCTGCAGAAGGCCCTGGCGAGCGCCCGCTCCGGGCAACCCCTGAGCATGGTGGCGGCCGATGCGGGCTACTACGACCAGCCCCACTTCTCCCGGGAGATCCGGGCCCTCACCGGCCGCACCCCCACCGACCTGCTCCGGTGATCTAGAACTCTCAGGACAGCGGGGCGAAGAGATCCACCTGGTTGCCGTCCGGGTCCCGGACCACGGCATACCGCTGACCCCAGACGGCGTCCCAGGGCTTGAGCTCACCCTCGTACCCCGCGGCCGTGACGGCGGCGTAGGCCTTGTCGACCTCGGCCGCCGACGAGGCCAGGAGGGCGATGGCGGACTGGGTGGTCCCCCTCGCCGGGCGCTTCCATTCCGGGTGGAACGACCTGATCGTGTCCTCGGTGTCGAAGGCAATCTGGATGCCGCCGAGGTCGGCCTGCACATGGAGCTGCGAGCCGGCCCCGGATGGATCGGGCAGGTCCAGTCCCAGCATCCGGTAGAAGGTCAGGGTGGCGGACATGTCCGAGACGACGAGTTCGATGACGGCCAGGCGAAGTTTCATGGCGACCACGCTATGACCGGCTGCGATGCCGGGTCTTGGATCCTTCGGACAGGTCTGGCTGTGGTGATCGGGCGGCGGTAGGCGAAACTGGGGGCATGGCGGAACAGGAACGACAGCCGACCACGCTGGGGATCGTGCCGACAGGCGCCGCACCGGAGGCCGAGGAGAAGATCACCTTCTACGAGGCGGTGGGTGGGCGGCCGGCCTTCGCGCAGCTGGTGCACGTCTTCTACCAGGGCATCGCGCAGGACGAGGTGCTGCGGCCGATGTACCCGGAGGAAGACCTGGGTCCCGCGCAAGAGCGGCTGCTGATGTTCCTGGAGCAGTACTGGGGCGGGCCCACCACCTACAGCCAGCAGCGTGGGCACCCCCGGCTGCGCATGCGTCACGTGCCGTTCCGGGTGAACGCCGACGCCCGCGACCGCTGGCTCACGCACATGCGGGCGGGCGTCGACAGTCTCGATCTGCCACCGGAGCTGGACGCGATGCTCTGGGGCTACCTGGAGCGGGCGGCGTTCAGCCTGCAGAACACCCCCGATTAGATCTGACGAGATCTGACGAGATCCGCCTAGATACCCGAGGCCGGGCGGGCGAGAACGTGACCGCGGGTGGTGCTCAGACGCCACCAGCGGCCGGCTGAGTGCAAGGTGGCGACGTCCTGATCGGGCTGCTCCGGGTCTGACGACCCCCGTCCCAGAAAACCGAAGGTCTCGGCCGCGAAAGCGGCCCCGGTGGGCAGCCCGACCGACCCGCCCGACGCGTCCGCCAGCAGCGGGCGTCCCCAGATGATGCCCCGCAACTTCGCGACCGCCGCGGCACCCGACCCGGCCGGCACCCCGGCCGCGACCTCGTCGATCCCCGTTCGCGCGGCCCCGCGCAGCAGATCGAAAGGCACCACGCCCTCGACGTTCCAGCCGCTGCGCGGAGGCGCCATCCCCGCCCACGACGCGTTCGTCGCGGTGGTGGGAGGCACCGGCAGCTCGATCGGCCGGCCCACGCTGCGGGGGGTGGGCCGGGCCCCGGCCAGCAGCCGGTCGATGCGGGCGAACCGGTCGGCCATCGCCGCCAGCGGCACCGTGGCATCGATCTGCGCCGGCTCGGCCAGCGTGAGCACCCGCAGAGCCAGCACGGTCGGGCCGCCGGCCCCGTGCAGGGCGCCCGCGTACATGGCCAGCACCTGGCCCTGGGCCACGAGACGGATCGCCCCGCCGTCGTCGACCTGCCGGGACCGGCCGACGAAAGTGCGCACGTCGGAGAGCGTTCCGAAATCGGGGAGCAGGAGGTTCACGGTGCCGTCACCGCCTTGTCGCGCCGGCGCCGCCATTGGATCGGGCCACCGGCCCACTGCTGCAGGCGTTCCCGTTCGGCCGTGCTGAGCCGGCGGGGCCGGTTCTTCCACTGGTCGAAGGCGAAGAGCGTGGTCTCGGCGTGGGCGTAGACCACGCGCTCGCCGTCCTGCTCGTCGAGCACCTCGTACCCCATCTCGAAGTCGGCCGCGCCGATCCGGGTCACCCAGATGTCGACCGGCACCGGCGGGATGCGGAAGGTCAGCGGGACCATGTACTCGATCTCCTGGCGGGCCACCAGCAGGGCACCCCCGGTCTCGCGCGAGGTGCTGAGCAGATCCGTGCCGAGCGCGGCGATCCGGGCCTCCTCGAGGATGCGCACGAACATGACGTTGTTGACGTGGCCGTAAGCGTCGACGTCCGACCAGCGCAACGGAACCAGTACTCGGTGGCGGGGCACCCGCACATGGTCCCCCATCCGTGAGGTCCCGAATAACCGGGACCTTTGGCCACATGACACAGGTCACAAGACCCTGGCCATCCAGGTGTCAAGGTGTTGGCCGGGTGACCGATAACAACACTGCACCCCGGACCGGGCGCCGGGACGGAGGAGGGGCCTGCCGGCGCGGGTGCGCAGTGCTGCCGGGCCCTCAGCCCAGGGCATTCACCGAGACGGTCAGACGCCCGGTGGTCTCCCCCGCCACGAGCCGGGCGATTCCCTGCGGGGCCTGATCGAACGGCAGGGTCTCGGCCAGCAGGGGACGCAGCGCGCCGGCGTCGAGCAGCCGGATCAGGTCGGCGTGGGCCCGCTGCACCAGCTCCGGCTCGCGCTCCCGGTAGAGCGCCGAGTTCACTCCCAGCACGGTGAAGTTCGCGGCCCGGACCTGCTCGGGCGCCACCGGCACGGCCTGCTGGGAGGCGAACCCGGCCACCACGATGCGGCCCTCGAACCCGATCAGGCGGCAGGACAGCTCGAACATCGGCCCACCCACCGGATCGAAGACGACCTGCACGCCCCGGCCCCGGGTCAGCTCGCGCACGGCCCCCTCGATGTCCTGCTGGTGGCGGTGCAGCACGACGTGCGCACCCAGCGACCGGGCCGTCTTGTACTTCTCGTCCGATCCCACCACCGCGAT contains:
- a CDS encoding helix-turn-helix transcriptional regulator, with protein sequence MTYSERPAARPGVVLWQSRPVDAQSSLILPDGCLDLLWDGATLQVAGPDTVARLHAPGRPAGFTALRFAAATGPCALGVSAADVVDQLVPLRDIWGDVRTARLEEQVAAGGAPALEQWLRSAPEPSDPLGARVFGLARTGLPVGEIADHVGFSARQLQRRSQELFGYGAGHLVRVLRLQKALASARSGQPLSMVAADAGYYDQPHFSREIRALTGRTPTDLLR
- a CDS encoding VOC family protein, whose product is MKLRLAVIELVVSDMSATLTFYRMLGLDLPDPSGAGSQLHVQADLGGIQIAFDTEDTIRSFHPEWKRPARGTTQSAIALLASSAAEVDKAYAAVTAAGYEGELKPWDAVWGQRYAVVRDPDGNQVDLFAPLS
- a CDS encoding thioesterase family protein, whose amino-acid sequence is MPRHRVLVPLRWSDVDAYGHVNNVMFVRILEEARIAALGTDLLSTSRETGGALLVARQEIEYMVPLTFRIPPVPVDIWVTRIGAADFEMGYEVLDEQDGERVVYAHAETTLFAFDQWKNRPRRLSTAERERLQQWAGGPIQWRRRRDKAVTAP
- a CDS encoding globin — translated: MAEQERQPTTLGIVPTGAAPEAEEKITFYEAVGGRPAFAQLVHVFYQGIAQDEVLRPMYPEEDLGPAQERLLMFLEQYWGGPTTYSQQRGHPRLRMRHVPFRVNADARDRWLTHMRAGVDSLDLPPELDAMLWGYLERAAFSLQNTPD